A single Tenacibaculum sp. 190524A02b DNA region contains:
- a CDS encoding glycoside hydrolase family 113: protein MKYKWLLLVSIIFLNLSCKSQAQKINGISFVASSEAINQEHIIPVKKVLTNYVSLMPFAFIKNLETPNVTFGFSGQWFGETEEGIEQYVAEFRKNNIKIMLKPQIWVWKGEYTGKIQMDTEEKWKVLENSYSEFILTYAKLAEKLGVEIFCIGTELEKFVLKRPTYWKGLIKEVKKIYKGKLTYAANWDEFKRVSFWNELDFIGIDAYFPLSSKKTPSVSEFIAGWKKHKYTISKVREKVNKPVLFTEYGYRSVFYTGKEPWNSNKIKGKVDLIAQKNALEALYNQFWKEDWFAGGFLWKWFHNYHQVGGANNNRFTPQNKPAEEIIRKAHEN from the coding sequence ATGAAATATAAATGGCTCTTATTGGTAAGTATCATTTTTTTGAATTTGTCTTGTAAAAGTCAAGCTCAAAAAATAAATGGAATTAGTTTTGTTGCCTCTTCTGAAGCAATTAATCAAGAACATATAATTCCTGTAAAAAAGGTATTAACGAATTATGTATCGTTAATGCCTTTTGCTTTTATAAAAAACTTGGAAACACCTAATGTAACATTCGGTTTTTCTGGACAATGGTTTGGAGAAACAGAAGAAGGCATTGAGCAGTATGTTGCTGAGTTTAGGAAAAATAACATAAAAATAATGTTGAAACCTCAAATTTGGGTATGGAAAGGAGAGTATACAGGTAAAATTCAAATGGATACTGAGGAGAAATGGAAAGTATTAGAAAATTCCTATTCTGAGTTTATTCTTACTTATGCAAAATTGGCTGAAAAATTAGGTGTTGAAATTTTTTGTATTGGTACTGAGTTAGAAAAGTTTGTGTTAAAAAGACCAACGTATTGGAAAGGGTTAATAAAAGAAGTTAAAAAGATATATAAAGGAAAATTGACCTATGCTGCTAACTGGGATGAATTTAAGAGAGTGTCCTTTTGGAATGAATTAGACTTTATAGGTATTGATGCTTATTTTCCTTTAAGTTCTAAAAAAACGCCTTCAGTTAGTGAGTTTATAGCAGGATGGAAAAAACATAAGTATACTATTAGCAAGGTTAGGGAAAAAGTTAATAAACCTGTTTTATTTACAGAGTACGGGTACAGAAGTGTGTTTTACACAGGAAAGGAACCATGGAATTCTAATAAAATTAAAGGAAAAGTAGATTTGATAGCTCAAAAAAATGCCTTAGAAGCTTTATACAATCAGTTTTGGAAAGAAGATTGGTTTGCTGGAGGCTTTTTATGGAAATGGTTTCACAATTATCATCAAGTTGGAGGGGCAAATAATAACAGGTTTACTCCACAAAACAAACCAGCAGAAGAAATAATTAGAAAAGCACATGAAAACTAA
- a CDS encoding arsenosugar biosynthesis-associated peroxidase-like protein, which produces MSKTYYDPADLRKFGKITEWNEELGNKFFDYYGKVFEEGALTAREKSLIALAVAHTEQCPYCIDAYTKDGLQRGITKEEMMEAIHVGAAIKSGATLVHGVQMMNKVNKLEM; this is translated from the coding sequence ATGTCTAAAACATATTATGATCCTGCCGACTTACGTAAGTTTGGCAAAATAACAGAGTGGAACGAAGAACTAGGAAATAAATTTTTTGATTATTATGGAAAAGTTTTTGAAGAAGGTGCTTTAACTGCTAGAGAAAAAAGTTTAATTGCCTTAGCTGTTGCCCACACAGAACAATGTCCTTATTGTATAGATGCTTATACAAAAGATGGATTACAACGTGGTATCACTAAAGAAGAAATGATGGAGGCAATCCATGTAGGTGCTGCAATAAAAAGTGGTGCTACTTTAGTTCATGGAGTTCAAATGATGAACAAAGTAAACAAACTAGAAATGTAA
- a CDS encoding POTRA domain-containing protein — translation MILDVKIKGIKKTKESTILKLLETQKGKPLDSLKIAEDIIRLKRLPAVSYAYYQVFNSSENLYDVVINIEENFTIIPEFNFWTTTNKRLAYKIGLYDYNFLGRNITIGGFYQQNGFHSYGINFKAPTLFSKHFGIAINHQNWSSEEPLYFDDKSANYKYQNISYEFLALCQLNFKNNIAFGINFFKEKYDYLSGHTADNVPQKLNINKKLLKFVYTYDGLDYFYHYVEGFKSQFYGQYVTSKIAYQDNFLVAWNDFFYYKRIGKKGNWANRLRMGLSTNENSPFAPFALDNNINLRGVGILVDRGTGSIVLNTEYRYTFIDKKWFVLQGNVFTDVGSWRKPGGALSDFIKSENIGVYSGIGLRFINKKIFNAVFRIDYGHGLTKNSSRGFVFGVGQYF, via the coding sequence ATGATTTTAGATGTAAAAATTAAAGGTATTAAAAAAACAAAAGAATCAACTATTTTAAAATTATTGGAAACTCAAAAAGGGAAACCACTAGATTCTTTAAAAATAGCGGAAGATATTATTCGGTTAAAGAGGCTTCCTGCTGTTTCTTATGCCTATTACCAGGTATTTAATTCAAGTGAAAATTTATACGATGTTGTAATAAATATAGAAGAAAACTTTACTATTATTCCTGAGTTTAATTTTTGGACAACCACTAATAAGCGATTAGCCTATAAAATAGGTTTATATGATTATAATTTTTTAGGTAGAAATATAACTATTGGTGGATTTTATCAACAAAATGGTTTTCATTCTTATGGTATTAACTTTAAAGCACCTACGTTGTTTTCTAAACATTTTGGGATAGCAATAAATCATCAGAATTGGAGTAGTGAAGAACCTTTGTATTTTGATGATAAATCAGCTAACTATAAATATCAGAATATATCTTACGAGTTTTTAGCATTATGCCAACTAAACTTTAAAAACAATATAGCTTTTGGGATTAACTTTTTTAAAGAAAAATATGATTATTTAAGTGGCCATACAGCAGATAATGTTCCGCAAAAACTAAACATAAATAAAAAGTTATTAAAGTTTGTTTATACCTATGATGGGTTAGATTATTTCTATCATTATGTAGAAGGCTTTAAAAGTCAGTTTTATGGACAGTATGTAACGAGTAAAATAGCATATCAAGATAATTTTTTAGTAGCGTGGAATGACTTTTTCTATTATAAGAGAATTGGAAAAAAGGGAAACTGGGCTAATCGTTTAAGAATGGGATTATCAACAAATGAGAATAGTCCGTTTGCACCTTTTGCACTAGATAATAATATTAATTTAAGAGGTGTGGGGATTTTGGTTGATAGAGGAACAGGAAGTATAGTATTGAACACAGAATACCGTTATACGTTTATTGATAAAAAATGGTTTGTATTACAAGGAAATGTATTTACTGATGTTGGTTCTTGGAGAAAACCAGGTGGAGCGCTAAGTGACTTTATAAAAAGTGAAAATATAGGCGTGTATTCTGGAATTGGATTGCGATTTATAAATAAGAAAATATTCAATGCTGTTTTCCGAATAGATTATGGTCATGGATTAACTAAAAATTCGTCAAGAGGTTTTGTGTTTGGAGTGGGGCAGTATTTTTAA
- a CDS encoding 4Fe-4S binding protein translates to MKAIQQIGLVIFLLGLSIFTGSLFTGSFNLSSAELDSYIQEKGFKNEVIKEELSKAVVTETPMNIFEFSSAARKAFENSNSHYDKLIAKYDAEKNWDLKGAQYQYKIFGKPHTLSYNLAKKAGKGFVKNNPGLLWFLTFGLGIIGALLFILPNFILLGNPGIKNNGIYLEASTNRGWIAWMVLVYLVLFYILLYFLPDYVVNWTFILDPISKALNGGAASQWFVYGFLYCVIMIVMGIRMYIKYRHNKYQIVRTTSVLFFQIVFAFLIPEIMTSLNMPGYDFKNAFPLDYDFFFEWNLDTLTNSGGIGIFILVWGILLTLVIVPVMVYFFGKRWYCSWVCGCGGLAETLGDPYRQHSDKSLKAWKLERWVIHSVLVFSLVMTLVTLYCYFTGTHSFLGIKSQWIKDTYSFLIGAWFAGVIGTGFYPIFGNRVWCRFGCPLAAYMGLVQRFKSRFRITTNGGQCISCGNCSTYCEQGIDVRAYAQKGENIVRASCVGCGICSAVCPRGVLKLENGPEEGRINPTEILLGNDVDLMKLVNKQ, encoded by the coding sequence ATGAAAGCAATACAACAAATTGGCCTAGTTATTTTCTTACTAGGACTTAGCATATTTACAGGTAGCTTATTTACTGGATCTTTTAACTTGAGCTCTGCTGAATTAGACAGCTATATTCAAGAAAAGGGCTTTAAAAACGAAGTTATTAAAGAGGAACTATCAAAAGCAGTTGTCACGGAAACGCCCATGAATATTTTTGAATTTTCATCAGCTGCTCGTAAAGCGTTTGAAAACTCAAACAGCCATTACGATAAATTAATAGCTAAATACGATGCTGAAAAAAATTGGGATTTAAAAGGAGCACAATATCAGTATAAAATATTTGGCAAACCTCATACTTTAAGTTACAATTTAGCCAAAAAAGCAGGAAAAGGTTTTGTAAAAAACAATCCCGGTTTATTATGGTTTTTAACTTTTGGACTTGGAATTATTGGTGCTTTATTATTTATACTACCTAACTTTATTTTATTGGGGAATCCAGGTATTAAAAATAATGGAATTTACTTAGAAGCTAGTACAAATAGAGGCTGGATTGCTTGGATGGTGTTAGTATACTTAGTGCTGTTTTATATACTTCTATATTTTTTACCTGACTATGTGGTTAATTGGACCTTTATTTTAGATCCTATTAGTAAAGCGCTAAATGGCGGTGCTGCCAGTCAGTGGTTTGTATATGGTTTTTTATATTGTGTAATTATGATTGTCATGGGCATTAGAATGTACATAAAATACCGTCATAATAAATACCAAATAGTACGTACTACCTCTGTGTTATTTTTTCAAATTGTTTTTGCTTTTTTAATCCCAGAAATCATGACTAGTTTAAATATGCCTGGTTATGACTTTAAAAATGCTTTTCCTCTAGATTACGATTTTTTCTTTGAGTGGAATCTTGATACTCTAACTAATAGTGGTGGAATTGGAATTTTTATACTTGTTTGGGGTATTTTACTAACCTTAGTTATTGTTCCTGTAATGGTTTACTTTTTTGGTAAAAGATGGTACTGTTCATGGGTTTGTGGATGTGGAGGATTGGCTGAAACTTTAGGTGACCCTTATCGTCAGCACTCAGACAAAAGCCTAAAAGCATGGAAACTTGAACGCTGGGTAATTCATTCTGTATTAGTATTTTCTTTAGTAATGACCCTAGTTACTTTATATTGTTACTTTACTGGAACACATTCATTTTTAGGTATTAAATCGCAATGGATTAAAGACACCTATAGCTTTCTAATTGGTGCTTGGTTTGCAGGAGTTATTGGTACAGGGTTCTATCCTATTTTTGGAAATAGAGTATGGTGTAGGTTTGGTTGTCCATTAGCAGCTTATATGGGATTAGTACAACGTTTTAAATCTCGTTTTAGAATTACTACAAACGGAGGGCAATGTATTTCTTGTGGAAACTGTTCAACCTATTGTGAGCAAGGTATTGATGTACGCGCTTATGCTCAAAAAGGAGAGAATATAGTAAGAGCTAGTTGTGTTGGATGTGGTATTTGCTCTGCTGTTTGTCCTAGAGGTGTATTAAAGCTAGAAAATGGGCCTGAAGAAGGCAGAATTAATCCTACAGAAATTTTATTAGGGAACGACGTGGATTTAATGAAGCTTGTAAATAAACAATAA
- a CDS encoding glycosyltransferase family 2 protein, producing the protein MSLLIKVIIPAYNEEGSIANVIKDIPTVVDEVIVVSNNSTDNTELNAKNAGATVLVEKRKGYGYACLKGMDYIANQSLKPHIVVFLDGDYSDYPEQLTEIIAPILNNNIDFVIGARVKRLREQGSMTPQQIFGNWLATFLMKLFFGAKFTDLGPFRAIKYEKLLNLNMEDKTYGWTVEMQLKALKQKLTYMEIPVKYRNRIGVSKVSGTVKGSILAGVKILSWIFKYSFK; encoded by the coding sequence ATGAGCTTACTTATAAAAGTTATTATACCTGCGTACAACGAAGAAGGTTCTATAGCAAATGTAATTAAAGATATTCCAACAGTAGTTGACGAAGTTATTGTAGTTAGTAATAATTCTACAGACAATACTGAGCTCAATGCTAAAAATGCAGGTGCTACTGTTTTGGTTGAAAAAAGGAAAGGGTATGGTTATGCCTGCTTAAAAGGAATGGATTACATAGCCAATCAATCATTAAAACCTCACATTGTTGTTTTTTTAGATGGTGATTATTCTGATTACCCTGAGCAGCTTACAGAAATTATAGCTCCTATTTTAAATAATAATATTGATTTTGTAATTGGAGCTCGTGTTAAACGACTACGTGAACAGGGTTCTATGACACCGCAACAAATTTTTGGTAACTGGTTAGCTACCTTTTTAATGAAATTATTTTTTGGGGCAAAATTTACAGATTTAGGACCTTTCAGGGCTATTAAATATGAAAAACTGTTAAACTTAAATATGGAAGATAAAACGTATGGTTGGACAGTTGAAATGCAATTAAAAGCTTTAAAACAAAAGCTAACTTACATGGAAATACCTGTAAAATATAGAAATAGAATAGGTGTATCTAAAGTTTCTGGAACGGTTAAAGGAAGCATTTTAGCAGGCGTAAAAATATTAAGTTGGATATTTAAATATAGTTTTAAATAA
- a CDS encoding FAD/NAD(P)-binding oxidoreductase yields the protein MEHVVIIGNGISGVTAARHIRKLSDKKITIISAETEYFFSRTALMYVYMGHMKFENTQPYEPWFWKKNNINLKKGYVTKIHTSKNELELKSGETISYDKLIIATGSKPNKFGWPGQDAKGVMGMYHKQDLENLEKYAPDNKTCKRAVIVGGGLIGIELAEMLHSRNIPVTFLVRESSFWNMVLPKQESEMINKEILENHIDLRLGVNLKEIKTDKNGKATSVVIAETGEEIACDVVGLTAGVSPNIEFVKTSEIEFGRGVKVNRYLETNISNIYAIGDCAEQHEAIGQRRPIEAVWYTGRMMGETVAQTICGNRIEYKPGHWFNSAKFIDIEYQTYGWVWAQPKENEARFYWEHQSGKKCIHINYDKSTRKFIGINTFGIRMRHAFFDNVLNQKKTVEHVLEHLADANFDPEFYKLHESEIVAKFNKENNTNIQLKPKSWKRIFSRN from the coding sequence ATGGAACACGTTGTAATTATTGGTAATGGAATTTCTGGCGTAACCGCTGCCAGACATATTAGAAAATTATCAGATAAAAAAATCACTATTATTTCAGCCGAAACTGAGTATTTCTTTTCTAGAACAGCACTTATGTATGTGTATATGGGGCATATGAAGTTTGAAAACACACAACCTTATGAGCCTTGGTTTTGGAAAAAAAACAATATCAACTTAAAAAAAGGATATGTTACTAAAATTCATACCTCAAAAAATGAATTAGAATTGAAAAGTGGTGAAACCATCTCCTATGACAAGCTAATTATAGCAACAGGTTCAAAACCTAATAAATTTGGATGGCCTGGTCAAGATGCTAAAGGTGTTATGGGGATGTATCATAAACAAGATTTAGAAAATCTTGAAAAATATGCTCCCGATAATAAAACGTGTAAGAGAGCTGTGATTGTAGGTGGCGGATTAATAGGTATTGAGTTAGCTGAAATGTTACACAGTAGAAATATTCCTGTTACCTTTTTAGTGCGTGAGAGTAGTTTTTGGAATATGGTACTACCTAAACAGGAATCCGAAATGATTAATAAAGAGATTTTAGAGAATCATATAGATTTACGTTTAGGTGTTAACTTAAAAGAAATTAAAACTGATAAAAATGGTAAAGCCACTTCAGTAGTAATTGCTGAAACTGGAGAAGAAATAGCTTGTGATGTTGTTGGCTTAACTGCTGGTGTTTCTCCAAATATAGAGTTTGTTAAAACTTCCGAAATTGAATTTGGTCGTGGTGTTAAAGTGAATCGCTATTTAGAAACAAATATCTCTAATATCTATGCTATTGGTGATTGTGCTGAACAACATGAAGCTATTGGACAACGAAGACCAATTGAAGCTGTTTGGTATACTGGTAGAATGATGGGAGAAACTGTAGCTCAAACTATTTGCGGTAATAGAATTGAATACAAACCTGGACATTGGTTTAATTCAGCCAAATTTATTGATATAGAATATCAAACCTACGGTTGGGTTTGGGCACAACCTAAAGAAAATGAAGCTCGCTTTTATTGGGAGCATCAGAGTGGTAAAAAGTGCATTCATATAAATTATGATAAATCTACTCGAAAATTTATTGGCATAAACACTTTTGGAATTCGAATGCGACATGCATTTTTTGACAATGTATTGAATCAAAAAAAGACTGTAGAACATGTTTTAGAACATTTAGCTGATGCCAATTTTGATCCTGAATTTTACAAATTACATGAATCAGAAATTGTAGCCAAGTTCAATAAAGAAAATAATACCAATATTCAATTAAAACCAAAAAGCTGGAAACGAATTTTTAGCAGAAATTAA
- a CDS encoding rhodanese-like domain-containing protein produces MKNIVYLFIFTIAFTTNAQKNLEQLLKKFNTESVPYISVTDLKKSSNITLLDAREPKEFKVSHIENAICVGYDNFNLKETLTNLPSDKNAKIVVYCSLGIRSEDIAEKLHKAGYTNIYNLYGGIFEWKNQNNSVVNKQNKTTEKIHTFNKEWSKWLTKGKKVY; encoded by the coding sequence ATGAAGAACATTGTTTATCTATTTATATTTACCATAGCATTTACAACAAATGCTCAAAAAAATCTTGAACAGTTGCTAAAAAAATTTAACACAGAAAGTGTTCCTTATATTTCTGTCACTGATTTGAAAAAATCTTCAAATATTACACTGTTAGATGCTCGTGAACCCAAAGAATTTAAAGTTAGTCATATTGAAAATGCTATTTGTGTTGGTTATGATAATTTCAATTTAAAAGAAACACTTACTAATTTGCCTAGTGATAAAAATGCTAAAATTGTAGTGTATTGCTCATTAGGTATCCGCTCAGAAGATATTGCAGAAAAACTCCATAAAGCAGGTTACACCAATATATACAATTTATACGGTGGTATTTTTGAATGGAAAAACCAAAATAACAGCGTAGTAAATAAGCAAAATAAAACTACTGAAAAAATCCACACCTTTAACAAAGAATGGAGTAAATGGCTTACGAAAGGTAAAAAGGTGTATTAA
- a CDS encoding cellulose synthase family protein: MIFEYIIISLYTVALVLILMYALAQLNLLFNYLKASKQTDNSPKFDLNNPDEVPYVTVQLPVYNELYVMERLLDNIAQLKYPKEKLEVQVLDDSTDESVTSTEKHIQKLQKSGLNIQHIRRENREGFKAGALKEGLKIAKGEFIAIFDADFLPKPCWLEKTVPFFKNPEIGVVQTRWGHINRNYSTLTKIQAFALDAHFTLEQVGRNSQGHFINFNGTAGIWRKECIYDAGNWEGDTLTEDLDLSYRAQLKKWKFKYLENVETPAELPVIISAARSQQFRWNKGGAENFQKMLRKIIVNDTISWKTKIHGMLHLLNSSMFTCIFLVAVLSIPMLYIKNEYAHLKIYFLVMSFFIVSTLIFFICYWFMYKKIYGGGFLSFIKYIGAFFSFFSIAMGFSLHNTVAVLEGHFGKKSEFVRTPKFNIKSLKDSWKNNKYIKNKLSTNVIIEGLLAVYFAFGMYSAFIVGDQGGDFGLFPFHFMLFIGFGYVFFKSIFSKA; encoded by the coding sequence ATGATTTTTGAATATATTATAATTTCGTTATACACTGTAGCATTAGTGCTTATTTTAATGTATGCACTGGCACAATTAAACTTACTTTTTAATTACTTAAAAGCAAGTAAACAAACAGACAATTCTCCTAAATTTGATTTAAACAATCCTGATGAGGTTCCTTATGTAACTGTTCAACTTCCTGTTTATAATGAGTTGTATGTTATGGAACGTTTGTTAGATAATATAGCACAGTTGAAATATCCTAAAGAAAAGCTTGAAGTACAAGTTTTGGATGATTCTACAGATGAATCTGTTACTTCGACTGAGAAACACATTCAAAAGCTACAAAAATCTGGGCTGAATATTCAACATATTAGAAGAGAAAATAGAGAAGGCTTTAAAGCTGGTGCTTTAAAAGAAGGTTTAAAAATTGCAAAAGGTGAATTTATTGCCATTTTTGATGCCGATTTTTTACCAAAACCTTGTTGGTTAGAAAAAACAGTTCCTTTTTTTAAAAATCCTGAAATTGGTGTTGTTCAAACACGATGGGGACATATTAACAGAAATTATTCTACATTAACTAAAATTCAGGCTTTTGCCTTAGATGCTCATTTTACCTTAGAACAGGTTGGAAGAAATAGCCAAGGGCATTTTATCAACTTTAATGGCACTGCTGGTATTTGGCGTAAAGAATGTATTTATGATGCTGGAAACTGGGAAGGAGATACGTTAACTGAAGACCTTGATTTAAGCTACAGAGCACAATTAAAAAAATGGAAGTTTAAATATTTAGAAAATGTAGAAACTCCTGCTGAGCTTCCTGTTATTATTAGTGCTGCTCGTTCGCAACAATTTAGATGGAATAAAGGAGGTGCTGAAAACTTTCAAAAAATGCTGCGTAAAATTATTGTGAATGATACTATTTCATGGAAAACAAAAATACATGGAATGTTACACTTGTTAAATAGCTCCATGTTTACTTGTATATTTTTAGTCGCCGTATTAAGTATCCCAATGCTTTATATAAAAAATGAATATGCCCATTTAAAGATTTATTTTTTAGTAATGAGCTTTTTTATTGTTAGCACACTTATATTTTTTATTTGTTATTGGTTTATGTACAAAAAAATATACGGAGGAGGTTTTCTCAGTTTTATAAAATACATTGGTGCTTTCTTTTCATTTTTTTCAATAGCAATGGGATTTTCTCTTCATAATACTGTTGCTGTTTTAGAAGGACATTTTGGAAAAAAGAGTGAATTTGTTAGAACTCCTAAGTTCAATATTAAATCGCTAAAGGATAGTTGGAAAAACAATAAATACATTAAAAATAAATTAAGCACAAATGTTATTATTGAAGGATTGCTTGCAGTTTACTTTGCCTTTGGAATGTACAGTGCTTTTATAGTTGGTGATCAAGGTGGTGATTTTGGTTTATTTCCATTTCATTTCATGTTGTTTATAGGATTTGGGTATGTGTTTTTTAAATCTATCTTTTCAAAAGCATAG
- the arsS gene encoding arsenosugar biosynthesis radical SAM (seleno)protein ArsS (Some members of this family are selenoproteins.) — protein MKKSLLARNNDLANTQRQLEILSNGIFKDELPTFAEKIKETNQFPLKPKKLEILQINVGYMCNQVCAHCHVDAGPDRKEIMTKETMQQCLNVIKKTGAHTLDLTGGAPEMNPNFRWFVEEASKAGIKDFIVRSNLTIIRANKKYYDLPEFFKKHNVHVVSSMPHWTRGKTDKQRGDGVFDKSIKALQELNAVGYGMENTGLKLDLVYNPSGAFLPGDQASMEKDFKKALMDDFSVSFNNLFAITNLPISRFLDYLIASENYEDYMYALVEAYNPHAVSNVMCTNTLSISWDGYLYDCDFNQMLNLKVASKVKHISEYNEELLQNRNIIINQHCYGCTAGAGSSCQGTVA, from the coding sequence ATGAAGAAATCTCTTTTAGCAAGAAATAATGATTTAGCTAACACGCAACGTCAATTAGAAATTTTATCAAATGGAATTTTTAAAGATGAGTTACCTACTTTTGCTGAAAAAATAAAGGAAACAAATCAGTTTCCTTTAAAACCTAAAAAACTTGAAATCTTACAAATTAATGTAGGATATATGTGCAATCAAGTTTGTGCACATTGTCATGTCGATGCTGGTCCAGACAGAAAGGAAATTATGACTAAAGAGACCATGCAACAATGTTTAAATGTTATAAAAAAAACAGGAGCGCATACCCTTGATTTAACTGGTGGAGCACCAGAAATGAACCCGAATTTTAGATGGTTTGTTGAGGAGGCTTCTAAAGCAGGAATTAAAGATTTCATCGTACGCTCTAACTTAACGATTATTAGAGCTAATAAAAAATATTACGACCTTCCTGAGTTTTTTAAAAAACATAACGTTCATGTTGTTTCTTCCATGCCTCACTGGACTCGTGGTAAAACAGATAAACAAAGAGGCGACGGAGTTTTTGACAAGTCTATAAAAGCTTTACAAGAATTAAATGCCGTTGGTTATGGTATGGAAAACACTGGTTTAAAACTTGATTTGGTTTACAATCCTTCAGGAGCATTTTTACCAGGTGATCAAGCTTCTATGGAAAAGGACTTTAAAAAGGCTTTAATGGATGATTTTTCGGTTTCATTTAATAATTTATTTGCTATTACAAACCTTCCAATTAGTCGGTTTTTAGATTATTTAATTGCTTCTGAAAATTATGAAGATTATATGTATGCATTAGTTGAAGCGTACAATCCGCATGCAGTTTCTAATGTTATGTGTACCAATACACTTTCTATAAGTTGGGATGGATATTTGTATGATTGTGACTTTAATCAAATGCTTAATTTAAAAGTAGCTAGTAAAGTAAAACATATTTCTGAATATAATGAAGAATTGCTTCAAAACAGAAATATTATTATTAATCAACATTGCTACGGATGTACTGCTGGCGCAGGAAGTAGCTGTCAGGGAACAGTAGCATAA
- a CDS encoding DUF547 domain-containing protein: protein MRKLFLFLSLAFFINTHAQTSVFDGLLKKHVDAKGNVNYKAFKSDESTLDTYLAYLAKTTPKKSWSAAKTKAFWVNAYNAYTVKLILENYPLKSILKIKKKGKDAWNIKFAKVGGKTYTLNHIEHEILRKDFNDPKIHVGVNCASGSCPQLANFAFTEANYESKTKALMKKFVNDTNRNKITAKKLQISKIFEWFKGDFTKKGSLIDFLNKYSDVEISKKAKIRYLEYDWNLNGK, encoded by the coding sequence ATGCGAAAATTATTTTTATTTCTTAGTCTTGCTTTTTTCATAAACACTCATGCTCAAACCAGTGTTTTTGATGGACTTTTAAAAAAGCATGTAGATGCAAAAGGAAACGTTAATTACAAAGCTTTCAAGAGTGATGAAAGTACTTTAGATACTTATTTAGCCTATTTAGCTAAAACTACTCCTAAAAAAAGTTGGTCAGCAGCCAAAACAAAAGCTTTTTGGGTAAATGCTTATAATGCTTATACCGTTAAATTAATTTTAGAAAACTATCCTTTAAAGAGTATTTTAAAGATTAAGAAAAAAGGTAAAGATGCTTGGAATATTAAGTTTGCTAAAGTAGGCGGTAAAACTTATACGTTAAACCATATTGAGCACGAAATTCTTCGTAAAGATTTTAACGATCCTAAAATACATGTAGGTGTTAATTGCGCTTCAGGTTCTTGTCCACAACTTGCAAATTTTGCTTTTACAGAAGCTAACTATGAAAGTAAAACTAAAGCGTTAATGAAAAAATTTGTTAACGATACTAATAGAAATAAGATAACTGCTAAAAAATTACAAATTTCTAAGATTTTTGAATGGTTTAAAGGTGATTTTACTAAAAAAGGTTCTTTAATAGACTTTTTAAACAAGTATTCTGATGTAGAAATTAGTAAAAAAGCTAAAATTCGTTATTTAGAATATGATTGGAATTTAAATGGTAAATAA
- a CDS encoding helix-turn-helix transcriptional regulator: MYQEKINKILLKIKEKRKELEMSQYEFGKKIGLSQNAYFKLETGKTKLDLFRFFIIAKVLGVSSRDLIGE, translated from the coding sequence ATGTATCAAGAAAAGATCAATAAAATATTATTAAAAATTAAAGAGAAAAGAAAGGAATTAGAAATGTCTCAATATGAGTTTGGGAAGAAAATAGGATTAAGTCAAAATGCCTACTTTAAGTTGGAAACAGGAAAAACCAAACTAGATTTATTTCGTTTTTTTATAATAGCCAAAGTTTTAGGGGTAAGCTCTAGAGATTTGATAGGCGAATAA